Proteins encoded within one genomic window of Salmo trutta chromosome 11, fSalTru1.1, whole genome shotgun sequence:
- the LOC115202015 gene encoding GTPase IMAP family member 7-like, which yields MALTEQGRSSVAVIDTPGLYDTNYTQDEILLEIKRCISFSAPGPHVFLIVLQLGRSTQEEKKTVEILQATFGKQSANYTIVLFTHGDLLVAKEGKKTKTIEDFVLGNKDLHAFVQECNGGCHVFNNECKNPSQVTELLEKISKMVKRNEGNFYTTEMFQEAGRAIEEEKERILKEKKEKNCAERRKRGGE from the exons ATGGCTCTCACGG AACAGGGGAGAAGTAGTGTAGCTGTTATTGATACCCCAGGCTTGTATGACACCAACTACACTCAAGATGAGATACTGCTGGAGATCAAAAGGTGCATCTCTTTCTCCGCTCCTGGTCCCCATGTGTTCCTGATAGTGCTCCAGCTGGGTAGATCCACACAAGAAGAGAAGAAAACAGTGGAAATCCTTCAGGCAACTTTTGGAAAACAGTCAGCAAACTATACAATTGTGCTCTTCACTCATGGAGATCTACTGGTGGCGAAAGAGGGAAAGAAGACAAAAACAATTGAAGACTTTGTGCTCGGGAACAAAGATCTTCATGCTTTTGTACAGGAATGTAATGGGGGATGTCATGTCTTCAACAACGAATGCAAAAATCCCTCTCAGGTTACTGAGCTGCTTGAGAAGATAAGCAAAATGGTCAAAAGGAATGAAGGAAACTTCTACACCACTGAGATGTTCCAAGAGGCTGGGAGAGCGattgaagaggagaaagagaggatcctgaaagagaagaaagagaagaatTGTGCAGAGAGacggaagaggggaggagagtga